The genomic DNA CATTTCCGGCTGCGGAGCTGGTTCTGGAAGCGATGATCCGTTTGGAGCTGGCTCCGGCGCATTAATCTTGCCACTATTTTCCGCAGGAGCTGGAGTGGATTCCTTTGCACCTTCTGGGACTAGGTGGGATCCATCCGGCTGCGGGGTAACAGGTTGTGCGTCTGCGGGGGCAGGCGCGGGAGCCGGAGCGGGTGCGGGAGCTGGAACCGGCTGAGATACAGGTTGCGGTGCCGGAGCTGGTGCAGGCACTGGCTCTTCTTGCGCATGGGCAGGATAAGCGCACAGCAGCGCAGCACTAGCTAGTGCTGCGGAGAGGATTAGGTATAGGGAACGGCGCAGGAACTTAGTAATATTAGCCACAACATTAAAATTAACCACATTGTTCACTTGAGACACTATTTACACGCCCAGCGCACACTGAATTCTGTAAGAAAAGTCCAAGGCATTAAGCTAGATGCTCATGCACGAAGACAGACCAAGCACCGCCCCCGATTTTTTGCTTTCACGAGCAACGGGGTCTGTCCGTACCCAAGGTGCGCGCCAAACCTTTACTGACGTTGACGCGGCGATCTCTGCCCTGCGCAACAAAGACGCAACCATGGTAGTGGGCGCAATCCCTTTCGATTCTGACACGCCCGCCGCGCTGACGGTACCGGAAGAGATAATTCGGGAAGAAGGACCTCTAGAGCCCCACGCTCACTATCGCAATCAGACTCTCAAGTCCCGCGTCGTCGGCTTTGATCCGGAACCAGAAGAGCACCTGCGCCGCGTGGAAGCAGCCATCGGCACCATCGAGACCTCCAAACTGGAGAAGGTAGTCCTAGCCCGCGCCGTAGACATCGAATTCCCAGAGGTTATCGATCCACGGCTTGTGGCGGCCCGTCTCATTGATCTCTCCGCTAACCGCGATGGTTTCATTGCTGATCTCTCCCCCGCCGGGCGCCCAGGCGCGATGTTAGTTGGCTCTTCCCCAGAGGTTCTAATCAAGCGTCAAGGCTCGACTGTGTCCGCATTCCCCTTGGCGGGGTCGTCTCCGCGCCGCGCCACTCCGGCAGAGGACCACATCGCCGGCCAAGACCTTTTACACTCTGCAAAGGACCTCCACGAACACGCTTTTGTCGTAGAACATCTCCGCCGAGTGCTCAACCCCCTATGTGAGCGACTGAATATTCCCGATACCCCCCAGCTAATTAGCACCAATGAGATGTGGCACTTAGGCACGCCCGTCGCCGGACCGCTCAAGGATAAGCACTTGACAGCCCTAGAGCTTGCCTTGGCTACTCACCCCACTCCAGCTATCTGCGGCACCCCAGCCGAGGCTGCCCAAGCCCTCATTGAGACCGCAGAGACAGACCGCGGGTTCTACGCCGGAGCGGTCGGTTGGTGCGATAGCTCGGGAGATGGCGAATACATGGTGGCCATCCGCTGTGCTGAAGTCGCTGGCGATGGCCTTTCCGCGCGAGCCTGGGCCGGCGGTGGGATTGTGGGCGATTCCAACGCCCAAGCCGAGCTAGAGGAAACCACAGCCAAACTGCAGACAATCCTCCGGGCGCTGAGCCTTTAGCCCGCTCGCTTGGCGACGAGAATCGCGTCAATGCGGTGGTGCGCCCCCGCGCCCTCGCTCACGTGGCGCGCTCGCCGAGTTAAGGTAATAACCTCTAGCTCCGCAAATTTTCCGCGAGCCACTCCGGCATGGCTAGCTCTGCAGACTCCACCTCGTGATGGACAAAAAGCAGCGTTCCGCCAGGAGCGACCAAGCGCTCCAACCTTTGGACCTCGTCCGCCGTAGCTCGCACTCTCCCGTAATGGACACTTACTAGGTCAAACGGGGTGTGGCTAAAGCTGCTAAAAGTGGCCACCTGCGCTTCGACGCCGCGCTCCCGTGTGCGGGCCACGACTGTCGGGGCGAAGTCTATGCCCAGTACCTGCCAACCCTGATTCTTCAGTCAGAGCGCATCTGCGCCCTCACCACAACCAATCTCGAGAGCGGAGCCGGGCGTAAGTCCTGCTGTGCAATCGACCAAGGTAGCATTCGGGTTCCCCGACCATACCCGATCGCTGCTACGGTAGCGCTCCTCCATTTCCGCAGAGGTAGGTACATAGGGGCGGTGATCGTGGGATGCAGAGCTATGCATGAGAAATGGGGTTTCGGAGGGTACCGAGGCCTGGAATCTCAATCTCGATGGTATCCCCCGGCACCATCGGCGCAGTGCCGGCTGGGGAACCAGTGGTAATGACATCGCCCGGCAATAAGGTATATGCCGCAGAAATCTCTTCCAAAATGCCGCCCATCTTTACAA from Corynebacterium tuberculostearicum includes the following:
- a CDS encoding isochorismate synthase, with translation MHEDRPSTAPDFLLSRATGSVRTQGARQTFTDVDAAISALRNKDATMVVGAIPFDSDTPAALTVPEEIIREEGPLEPHAHYRNQTLKSRVVGFDPEPEEHLRRVEAAIGTIETSKLEKVVLARAVDIEFPEVIDPRLVAARLIDLSANRDGFIADLSPAGRPGAMLVGSSPEVLIKRQGSTVSAFPLAGSSPRRATPAEDHIAGQDLLHSAKDLHEHAFVVEHLRRVLNPLCERLNIPDTPQLISTNEMWHLGTPVAGPLKDKHLTALELALATHPTPAICGTPAEAAQALIETAETDRGFYAGAVGWCDSSGDGEYMVAIRCAEVAGDGLSARAWAGGGIVGDSNAQAELEETTAKLQTILRALSL